A region of Maniola jurtina chromosome 18, ilManJurt1.1, whole genome shotgun sequence DNA encodes the following proteins:
- the LOC123874670 gene encoding T-complex protein 1 subunit gamma isoform X2, producing MYGQQPIIVLSQNTKRESGRKVQLENINAGKTIADVIRTCLGPQAMLKMLMDPMGGIVMTNDGNAILREITVQHPAAKSMIEIARTQDEEVGDGTTSVIVLAGEMLAVAEQFLVQNIHPTVIIREYRQSLEDAVKLLQDKISIPIDLNDRDKLKEVIRSCVGTKYIGRWADLAVDIALDAVNTVTINENGRIEVDIKNYAKVEKIPGGTVEESKVLNGVMINKDVTHPKMRRYIENPRIILLDCPLEYKKGESQTNIEIVGEQDFTKLLQLEEEHVQRQCEDIIALKPDVVITEKGVSDLAQHYLVKAGITAIRRLRKTDNNRVARACGATIVNRTEELKESDVGTQAGRFEIKKIGDEYFTFITECKNPKACTILLRGASKDILNEIERNLQDALHVAKNLVLNPRLVAGGGAVEMAVSAALSANSSHSTPYRAVAQALEIIPRTLAQNCGANTIRTLTALRARHAAGSSTAGIDGETGEIVDMAVKAIWEPLAVKLQVYKTAVETAILLLRIDDIVSGSKKKDNKEPTAPAEAAMQE from the exons atgtacGGACAGCAGCCGATTATTGTTCTGA GCCAAAACACAAAACGTGAGTCAGGCCGGAAAGTTCAATTGGAGAATATCAATGCTGGAAAG ACTATAGCAGACGTTATTCGAACATGCCTCGGACCGCAAGCTATGTTAAAAATGTTGATGGATCCGATGGGAGGGATCGTTATGACCAACGACGGCAACGCTATACTCAGGGAGATCACCGTGCAGCACCCGGCAGCTAAATCCATGATAGAAATCGCCAGGACTCAAGATGAAgag GTTGGAGATGGCACAACATCCGTTATAGTCCTTGCAGGCGAGATGTTAGCTGTGGCGGAGCAATTCCTGGTGCAAAACATCCATCCCACAGTGATCATCAGAGAGTACCGCCAGTCGTTGGAGGATGCTGTCAAACTGCTGCAGGACAAGATCTCTATACCCATTGATTTGAATGATCGGGATAAGCTTAAGGAAGTG ATTCGCTCCTGTGTTGGTACCAAGTACATTGGGCGTTGGGCAGACCTAGCGGTAGATATTGCTCTAGACGCAGTCAACACTGTTACCATTAATGAAAATGGAAGAATTGAAGTTGACattaaaaa CTACGCGAAAGTAGAGAAGATCCCAGGTGGTACAGTAGAGGAATCCAAAGTGCTGAACGGCGTGATGATCAACAAAGACGTGACTCACCCCAAGATGCGGCGCTACATTGAAAATCCGCGCATCATCCTGCTTGATTGTCCCCTTGAATACAAGAAGGGCGAAAGTCAGACCAATATTGAGATTGTTGGGGAACAG GACTTCACAAAACTGCTGCAGCTGGAAGAGGAGCACGTGCAGCGTCAGTGTGAAGACATCATCGCGCTTAAGCCTGATGTAGTGATCACTGAGAAGGGAGTCTCAGACTTGGCTCAGCACTATCTGGTTAAAGCGGGCATCACAGCCATCCGCAG ATTACGTAAAACTGACAACAACCGCGTCGCCCGAGCTTGCGGCGCCACTATCGTCAACCGTACTGAGGAGCTGAAGGAGTCCGATGTCGGTACTCAGGCAGGACGCTTCGAGATCAAGAAGATTGGCGACGAGTACTTCACTTTCATTACTGAGTGCAAGAACCCCAAG GCGTGTACGATCCTTCTACGCGGCGCGTCTAAAGACATCCTCAACGAAATTGAGAGAAATCTGCAGGATGCTCTCCATGTCGCCAAGAATTTG GTGCTGAATCCGCGCCTggtggcgggcggcggcgcggtggAGATGGCTGTGTCTGCGGCCTTGTCTGCCAACTCATCGCACTCCACACCTTACCGCGCGGTCGCACAGGCTCTCG aaattaTCCCACGCACGCTAGCTCAAAACTGCGGTGCCAATACCATCCGTACGTTAACGGCTCTACGCGCGAGACACGCCGCGGGCTCGAGCACTGCTGGCATTGACGGAGAGACCGGAGAGATTGTGGACATGGCCGTCAAAGCCATATGGGAACCACTGGCCGTCAAAC TGCAGGTATACAAAACGGCGGTGGAAACAGCGATCCTCTTGCTCAGAATCGACGACATCGTGTCGGGGTCCAAAAAGAAGGATAACAAGGAGCCCACCGCGCCCGCCGAGGCCGCCATGCAGGAATAA
- the LOC123874670 gene encoding T-complex protein 1 subunit gamma isoform X3, translating to MYGQQPIIVLSQNTKRESGRKVQLENINAGKTIADVIRTCLGPQAMLKMLMDPMGGIVMTNDGNAILREITVQHPAAKSMIEIARTQDEEVGDGTTSVIVLAGEMLAVAEQFLVQNIHPTVIIREYRQSLEDAVKLLQDKISIPIDLNDRDKLKEVIRSCVGTKYIGRWADLAVDIALDAVNTVTINENGRIEVDIKNYAKVEKIPGGTVEESKVLNGVMINKDVTHPKMRRYIENPRIILFECPLEYKKGESQTNIVIIGEQDFTKLLQLEEEHVQRQCEDIIALKPDVVITEKGVSDLAQHYLVKAGITAIRRLRKTDNNRVARACGATIVNRTEELKESDVGTQAGRFEIKKIGDEYFTFITECKNPKACTILLRGASKDILNEIERNLQDALHVAKNLVLNPRLVAGGGAVEMAVSAALSANSSHSTPYRAVAQALEIIPRTLAQNCGANTIRTLTALRARHAAGSSTAGIDGETGEIVDMAVKAIWEPLAVKLQVYKTAVETAILLLRIDDIVSGSKKKDNKEPTAPAEAAMQE from the exons atgtacGGACAGCAGCCGATTATTGTTCTGA GCCAAAACACAAAACGTGAGTCAGGCCGGAAAGTTCAATTGGAGAATATCAATGCTGGAAAG ACTATAGCAGACGTTATTCGAACATGCCTCGGACCGCAAGCTATGTTAAAAATGTTGATGGATCCGATGGGAGGGATCGTTATGACCAACGACGGCAACGCTATACTCAGGGAGATCACCGTGCAGCACCCGGCAGCTAAATCCATGATAGAAATCGCCAGGACTCAAGATGAAgag GTTGGAGATGGCACAACATCCGTTATAGTCCTTGCAGGCGAGATGTTAGCTGTGGCGGAGCAATTCCTGGTGCAAAACATCCATCCCACAGTGATCATCAGAGAGTACCGCCAGTCGTTGGAGGATGCTGTCAAACTGCTGCAGGACAAGATCTCTATACCCATTGATTTGAATGATCGGGATAAGCTTAAGGAAGTG ATTCGCTCCTGTGTTGGTACCAAGTACATTGGGCGTTGGGCAGACCTAGCGGTAGATATTGCTCTAGACGCAGTCAACACTGTTACCATTAATGAAAATGGAAGAATTGAAGTTGACattaaaaa CTACGCGAAAGTAGAGAAGATCCCAGGTGGTACAGTAGAGGAATCCAAAGTGCTGAACGGCGTGATGATCAACAAAGACGTGACTCACCCCAAGATGCGGCGCTAC ATTGAGAACCCGCGCATCATCCTGTTCGAGTGTCCCCTTGAATATAAGAAGGGCGAGAGTCAGACCAATATTGTGATTATTGGGGAACAG GACTTCACAAAACTGCTGCAGCTGGAAGAGGAGCACGTGCAGCGTCAGTGTGAAGACATCATCGCGCTTAAGCCTGATGTAGTGATCACTGAGAAGGGAGTCTCAGACTTGGCTCAGCACTATCTGGTTAAAGCGGGCATCACAGCCATCCGCAG ATTACGTAAAACTGACAACAACCGCGTCGCCCGAGCTTGCGGCGCCACTATCGTCAACCGTACTGAGGAGCTGAAGGAGTCCGATGTCGGTACTCAGGCAGGACGCTTCGAGATCAAGAAGATTGGCGACGAGTACTTCACTTTCATTACTGAGTGCAAGAACCCCAAG GCGTGTACGATCCTTCTACGCGGCGCGTCTAAAGACATCCTCAACGAAATTGAGAGAAATCTGCAGGATGCTCTCCATGTCGCCAAGAATTTG GTGCTGAATCCGCGCCTggtggcgggcggcggcgcggtggAGATGGCTGTGTCTGCGGCCTTGTCTGCCAACTCATCGCACTCCACACCTTACCGCGCGGTCGCACAGGCTCTCG aaattaTCCCACGCACGCTAGCTCAAAACTGCGGTGCCAATACCATCCGTACGTTAACGGCTCTACGCGCGAGACACGCCGCGGGCTCGAGCACTGCTGGCATTGACGGAGAGACCGGAGAGATTGTGGACATGGCCGTCAAAGCCATATGGGAACCACTGGCCGTCAAACTACAA GTATACAAAACGGCGGTGGAAACAGCGATCCTCTTGCTCAGAATCGACGACATCGTGTCGGGGTCCAAAAAGAAGGATAACAAGGAGCCCACCGCGCCCGCCGAGGCCGCCATGCAGGAATAA
- the LOC123874670 gene encoding T-complex protein 1 subunit gamma isoform X1, giving the protein MYGQQPIIVLSQNTKRESGRKVQLENINAGKTIADVIRTCLGPQAMLKMLMDPMGGIVMTNDGNAILREITVQHPAAKSMIEIARTQDEEVGDGTTSVIVLAGEMLAVAEQFLVQNIHPTVIIREYRQSLEDAVKLLQDKISIPIDLNDRDKLKEVIRSCVGTKYIGRWADLAVDIALDAVNTVTINENGRIEVDIKNYAKVEKIPGGTVEESKVLNGVMINKDVTHPKMRRYIENPRIILLDCPLEYKKGESQTNIEIVGEQDFTKLLQLEEEHVQRQCEDIIALKPDVVITEKGVSDLAQHYLVKAGITAIRRLRKTDNNRVARACGATIVNRTEELKESDVGTQAGRFEIKKIGDEYFTFITECKNPKACTILLRGASKDILNEIERNLQDALHVAKNLVLNPRLVAGGGAVEMAVSAALSANSSHSTPYRAVAQALEIIPRTLAQNCGANTIRTLTALRARHAAGSSTAGIDGETGEIVDMAVKAIWEPLAVKLQVYKTAVETAILLLRIDDIVSGSKKKDNKEPTAPAEAAMQE; this is encoded by the exons atgtacGGACAGCAGCCGATTATTGTTCTGA GCCAAAACACAAAACGTGAGTCAGGCCGGAAAGTTCAATTGGAGAATATCAATGCTGGAAAG ACTATAGCAGACGTTATTCGAACATGCCTCGGACCGCAAGCTATGTTAAAAATGTTGATGGATCCGATGGGAGGGATCGTTATGACCAACGACGGCAACGCTATACTCAGGGAGATCACCGTGCAGCACCCGGCAGCTAAATCCATGATAGAAATCGCCAGGACTCAAGATGAAgag GTTGGAGATGGCACAACATCCGTTATAGTCCTTGCAGGCGAGATGTTAGCTGTGGCGGAGCAATTCCTGGTGCAAAACATCCATCCCACAGTGATCATCAGAGAGTACCGCCAGTCGTTGGAGGATGCTGTCAAACTGCTGCAGGACAAGATCTCTATACCCATTGATTTGAATGATCGGGATAAGCTTAAGGAAGTG ATTCGCTCCTGTGTTGGTACCAAGTACATTGGGCGTTGGGCAGACCTAGCGGTAGATATTGCTCTAGACGCAGTCAACACTGTTACCATTAATGAAAATGGAAGAATTGAAGTTGACattaaaaa CTACGCGAAAGTAGAGAAGATCCCAGGTGGTACAGTAGAGGAATCCAAAGTGCTGAACGGCGTGATGATCAACAAAGACGTGACTCACCCCAAGATGCGGCGCTACATTGAAAATCCGCGCATCATCCTGCTTGATTGTCCCCTTGAATACAAGAAGGGCGAAAGTCAGACCAATATTGAGATTGTTGGGGAACAG GACTTCACAAAACTGCTGCAGCTGGAAGAGGAGCACGTGCAGCGTCAGTGTGAAGACATCATCGCGCTTAAGCCTGATGTAGTGATCACTGAGAAGGGAGTCTCAGACTTGGCTCAGCACTATCTGGTTAAAGCGGGCATCACAGCCATCCGCAG ATTACGTAAAACTGACAACAACCGCGTCGCCCGAGCTTGCGGCGCCACTATCGTCAACCGTACTGAGGAGCTGAAGGAGTCCGATGTCGGTACTCAGGCAGGACGCTTCGAGATCAAGAAGATTGGCGACGAGTACTTCACTTTCATTACTGAGTGCAAGAACCCCAAG GCGTGTACGATCCTTCTACGCGGCGCGTCTAAAGACATCCTCAACGAAATTGAGAGAAATCTGCAGGATGCTCTCCATGTCGCCAAGAATTTG GTGCTGAATCCGCGCCTggtggcgggcggcggcgcggtggAGATGGCTGTGTCTGCGGCCTTGTCTGCCAACTCATCGCACTCCACACCTTACCGCGCGGTCGCACAGGCTCTCG aaattaTCCCACGCACGCTAGCTCAAAACTGCGGTGCCAATACCATCCGTACGTTAACGGCTCTACGCGCGAGACACGCCGCGGGCTCGAGCACTGCTGGCATTGACGGAGAGACCGGAGAGATTGTGGACATGGCCGTCAAAGCCATATGGGAACCACTGGCCGTCAAACTACAA GTATACAAAACGGCGGTGGAAACAGCGATCCTCTTGCTCAGAATCGACGACATCGTGTCGGGGTCCAAAAAGAAGGATAACAAGGAGCCCACCGCGCCCGCCGAGGCCGCCATGCAGGAATAA
- the LOC123874671 gene encoding uncharacterized protein LOC123874671: METITKAIFCALLVQSGICFDIQHTDNDNEEKSEDATRGRRDVIEEEKFYNIRTENRQDTMSQHTPWLPGPLPPEDPTTKISITNTGQEIPQVYQTTESITDKPTGRGARASNENWIKLPFPNRDDGHDILTPPQPSGELINSRMPRVNFVTQNKAIEASESRNDKESIQRPTRTDDLRTEFVRPEEDTPQYKPVYPRQAVYYPEDNRRPYYDDRYYPADDLYKRDPYYDLYDRKRHNPGYGPRVDRYDEAYDNYVPRKPKRIIYYAHLPEVVRTPPSVDLRYRYSVDPYRRFDDDYSARSSRYDYRFRPRYPYAPLRKDDRRYGYKDLASSSTSNKDKKIDEKVTPTPILPKKEDFKSSGSPNRNTHRNTINSHQYHDTADNYNDLSHKSFLEQKNDYLRFDEPLFHSAIEDPYQRKY; this comes from the exons ATGGAGACTATTACCAAAGCGATATTTTGTGCTTTACTCGTGCAATCCGGGATTTGTTTTGATATTCAGCACACAGATAATGATAACGAG GAAAAATCAGAAGATGCTACCAGAGGCCGACGCGATGTCATCGAAGAAGAAAAATTCTACAACATCAGAACAGAAAATAGACAAGACACAATGAGTCAACACACCCCGTGGCTTCCCGGCCCTCTACCCCCGGAAGATCCCACCACGAAAATATCAATCACCAATACTGGACAAGAAATACCGCAAGTGTACCAAACCACTGAAAGCATAACAGACAAACCAACAGGTCGCGGCGCTCGAGCGTCCAACGAAAATTGGATAAAGCTTCCTTTCCCTAATCGTGACGATGGACACGATATCCTAACCCCACCGCAACCGTCTGGAGAGCTCATCAATTCCCGAATGCCAAGAGTCAATTTCGTGACCCAAAACAAAGCAATCGAAGCTTCCGAGTCGAGGAACGATAAAGAATCGATACAGCGACCAACGAGGACCGATGATTTAAGAACCGAATTCGTAAGGCCAGAGGAAGACACACCGCAGTACAAGCCCGTGTATCCGCGCCAGGCCGTTTATTACCCGGAAGACAACAGGCGGCCCTACTACGATGATCGATACTATCCTGCTGACGATTTATACAAGCGTGATCCCTACTATGATTTATACGATCGCAAGCGGCACAACCCCGGCTACGGCCCGCGAGTGGACAGATATGATGAAGCGTATGATAATTATGTTCCTCGGAAGCCGAAAAGGATTATTTACTACGCGCATCTCCCCGAAGTTGTTAGAACTCCGCCGAGTGTTGATTTAAGATATCGATACTCCGTAGATCCTTACAGACGCTTCGATGACGATTACAGTGCTCGATCGAGTAGATATGACTACAGATTCAGACCCAGATACCCATATGCACCATTACGAAAAGACGACAGAAGATACGGATACAAGGACTTGGCCAGTTCCAGTACTAGCAATAAAGATAAGAAAATTGATGAAAAAGTTACCCCTACACCTATATTACCTAAAAAGGAGGATTTTAAATCTTCTGGGAGTCCCAACAGAAACACTCATAGAAACACAATAAACAGTCATCAGTACCATGACACTGCAGATAATTACAATGATCTATCTCACAAATCTTTCTTGGAACAAAAAAATGATTATCTCAGATTTGACGAGCCGTTATTCCATAGCGCTATCGAAGATCCATATCAGAGAAAGTACTAA